One stretch of Pseudomonadota bacterium DNA includes these proteins:
- a CDS encoding ABC transporter ATP-binding protein, with translation MSVLSVQDLRVHYRSDRGVAEAVRGATFEVPKGQVVSVVGESGCGKTTLARAIIGVLPNAAWIAGGRLIFQGVDLLSLSPSELASRRWRDIAFIPQSAMNSLDPVYRLGTQVEEVLIDRGGMDKRAAKRRAAELFDMVGLDPIRLRDFPHQFSGGMRQRAAIALALALRPSLVIADEPVTALDVIIQRQILDTFKTLQTELGLSVILITHDISVVAYASDRVVVMYAGEVVESGATSEVLGRPFHPYTMGLYKAFPDLHEVIGTLVPIEGSPPDLVKPPVGCAFADRCPFTLSDCLTSRPPTLDVGNGGKAACLRAPEAERLRLKAGEPTTWLRL, from the coding sequence ATGTCTGTGCTCTCGGTCCAGGATCTGCGAGTTCACTATCGGAGCGACCGGGGCGTCGCCGAGGCCGTGCGCGGCGCCACGTTCGAGGTGCCGAAAGGCCAGGTGGTCAGCGTCGTCGGCGAGAGCGGCTGCGGCAAGACGACGCTGGCGCGCGCCATCATCGGCGTGCTGCCGAATGCCGCCTGGATCGCCGGCGGTCGGCTGATCTTCCAAGGCGTCGATCTTCTCTCGCTCAGCCCGAGCGAACTGGCATCGCGGCGCTGGCGCGACATCGCCTTCATTCCGCAAAGCGCCATGAACTCGCTCGACCCGGTTTACCGCCTCGGCACCCAGGTCGAGGAGGTGCTGATCGACCGCGGCGGCATGGACAAGCGCGCGGCCAAGCGTCGCGCCGCCGAGCTGTTCGACATGGTCGGTCTCGATCCCATTCGCCTCCGCGACTTCCCGCACCAATTCAGCGGCGGCATGCGCCAACGCGCCGCCATCGCGCTCGCCCTCGCGCTCAGACCGAGCTTAGTGATCGCAGACGAGCCGGTCACGGCGCTCGACGTCATCATCCAGCGGCAGATCCTGGATACGTTCAAGACCCTACAAACTGAGCTCGGCCTGTCGGTCATCCTGATCACCCATGACATAAGCGTTGTCGCCTATGCGAGCGACCGGGTCGTGGTCATGTACGCGGGCGAGGTCGTCGAGTCGGGCGCCACCTCTGAAGTGCTGGGCCGGCCGTTCCATCCCTACACTATGGGACTCTACAAGGCGTTCCCAGACCTGCATGAGGTGATCGGGACCTTGGTGCCGATCGAGGGCAGCCCGCCCGATCTGGTCAAGCCGCCGGTCGGCTGCGCCTTTGCCGATCGCTGCCCATTCACATTGTCGGACTGCCTGACGAGCCGGCCGCCGACGCTCGATGTCGGCAATGGCGGCAAAGCCGCCTGTCTCAGGGCACCGGAAGCGGAGCGTTTGCGTCTGAAGGCTGGAGAGCCCACGACATGGCTCCGCTTGTAG